A genomic stretch from Aerococcaceae bacterium zg-1292 includes:
- a CDS encoding serine hydrolase: MKLSQKIMRLSMVALLSSATLFSPLAAHAEVSKVPNLSGDAPIAAESEPLKMPEDYPQEIVDWFEKNIDSRSYVVVDGETNRVLAHQEGNVPYPIASMSKVAAIYLVYQALKEGRIKLTDNISTPQEIADTMSFNPEMSAMGLHGGVDYTVEELIYGVMLLSGNDATSALMWHLYGSEQEGVKAIRQLLNSWGITNYEFYTTSGIPNKYLPESMWMEGSNESSENQMSAADVALMAQHLVNDFPEVLKVTSAMSYVAKEGTEHEIHMSNPNQLLPDSGSKYAREGITGLKSGMTDAAGKNFVAVGTENGRQIFAVAMGLFDTEEQGWTSYWEIEILLNKLAEFPDLYKNEALPTNLPAEPEVPEEETTQSDELDEDTKATLREQGISDENRRDNPITNFMKGIFNIFK; the protein is encoded by the coding sequence TTGAAGTTATCCCAAAAAATAATGCGCTTATCAATGGTTGCACTCTTATCATCCGCTACATTATTTTCACCTTTAGCTGCCCATGCAGAAGTCTCAAAAGTACCGAACTTATCTGGTGATGCTCCCATTGCCGCAGAGAGCGAACCGTTAAAAATGCCAGAAGATTATCCACAAGAAATCGTCGATTGGTTTGAGAAAAATATTGATTCACGTTCATATGTTGTTGTTGATGGTGAAACCAATCGTGTCTTGGCTCACCAAGAAGGGAATGTCCCTTATCCTATCGCATCGATGTCAAAAGTTGCTGCCATCTATCTTGTCTATCAGGCACTAAAAGAAGGCCGAATTAAATTAACGGATAACATTTCCACTCCTCAAGAAATCGCAGACACTATGTCATTTAATCCCGAAATGTCTGCAATGGGCCTTCACGGAGGAGTCGATTATACGGTTGAAGAGTTAATTTATGGCGTGATGTTGTTATCCGGAAATGATGCAACCTCAGCATTAATGTGGCATTTATATGGTTCTGAACAAGAAGGTGTCAAAGCGATTCGCCAATTATTAAATTCTTGGGGAATTACTAACTATGAATTTTACACCACATCAGGTATCCCAAATAAATACTTACCTGAGTCTATGTGGATGGAAGGTTCTAACGAATCCAGCGAAAACCAAATGAGTGCTGCAGATGTCGCATTGATGGCTCAACACCTCGTCAATGATTTTCCAGAAGTATTAAAAGTTACCTCTGCGATGTCATATGTTGCAAAAGAAGGTACTGAACACGAAATTCATATGTCTAATCCGAACCAATTATTACCAGATTCTGGTAGTAAATATGCACGCGAAGGCATCACAGGTCTTAAATCAGGTATGACCGATGCCGCTGGTAAAAACTTCGTCGCCGTTGGTACTGAAAATGGCCGTCAAATTTTCGCAGTTGCCATGGGACTATTCGATACAGAAGAACAAGGCTGGACATCGTATTGGGAAATTGAAATTTTACTTAACAAATTAGCTGAATTCCCTGATTTGTATAAAAATGAGGCATTACCAACTAATTTACCTGCTGAACCAGAAGTACCTGAAGAAGAGACGACACAATCCGATGAACTGGATGAAGATACAAAAGCAACCCTTCGTGAACAAGGTATCTCCGACGAAAATCGTCGCGACAATCCAATTACAAACTTTATGAAAGGTATCTTTAATATCTTCAAATAA
- a CDS encoding O-antigen ligase family protein: MNRFGVSNITFFYCLVTMCIILPFYISGPMFIGAVGYLLWQQRKDWATFLYQSQDWWWFILFALVSAIFNFNVKGSLLPIAFFSFTYLVFSYRRQVTLKLYRLLMKVISVSGGITSIHAIWTYWRYIDEHHYGWRYLFTEPNPQFRAESFFFNANYFGLFLVMTILVSVYWLIIATKWWEYVLISCILSLNGIAVLLTASRMLIPTIVVSVFLLVLLIKPKIAWVLLILGLIGLGAILIKPSLFPRFTSLAYGLEDRFMIWQNGWRIFKTRPLTGRGAFAYLNLYYLFTDKADMHSHQLVIDLLANYGLLGVMLLVNALVPFIRSIMHQLRTREGIKEVALVTATLCAVLVHGLMDVSLVWLQTAYVCLMIVSVPLDRFSDGNY; the protein is encoded by the coding sequence ATGAATCGATTTGGTGTATCAAACATAACATTTTTTTATTGTTTAGTAACAATGTGTATTATTTTGCCTTTTTATATTAGTGGACCAATGTTTATAGGAGCTGTCGGATATTTGCTATGGCAACAACGCAAGGACTGGGCTACCTTTTTGTATCAATCACAAGACTGGTGGTGGTTTATCTTATTCGCCCTCGTCAGTGCTATATTTAATTTCAATGTAAAAGGGAGTTTACTGCCAATTGCATTTTTTTCCTTCACGTATTTAGTCTTTAGTTATCGTAGACAGGTTACGTTGAAGCTATATCGTCTATTGATGAAAGTCATAAGTGTATCGGGTGGAATAACGAGTATCCATGCGATATGGACCTATTGGCGCTACATTGACGAGCATCATTATGGTTGGCGCTATCTATTCACCGAACCGAATCCTCAATTTCGTGCCGAGTCGTTTTTCTTTAATGCTAATTATTTTGGACTGTTTCTAGTAATGACGATATTGGTCAGCGTGTACTGGCTAATAATTGCGACGAAGTGGTGGGAGTATGTACTGATTAGTTGTATATTATCGTTAAATGGCATTGCTGTATTGTTGACTGCCTCGCGGATGTTAATACCGACTATTGTAGTCAGTGTATTTTTATTGGTGTTGCTTATCAAACCAAAAATTGCCTGGGTATTATTGATATTAGGACTGATTGGACTAGGTGCTATCTTGATTAAACCAAGTTTATTTCCACGATTTACTTCATTAGCTTATGGTCTAGAAGACCGTTTTATGATTTGGCAAAATGGCTGGCGTATCTTTAAAACACGGCCATTAACCGGTCGAGGTGCTTTTGCGTATCTGAATTTGTATTACTTATTTACAGATAAAGCAGATATGCATTCGCATCAATTGGTGATTGATTTGTTAGCAAATTACGGATTGCTTGGTGTGATGCTCTTAGTTAATGCCCTAGTGCCATTTATACGCAGTATCATGCATCAATTACGTACCCGAGAAGGTATAAAAGAAGTAGCGCTAGTTACCGCAACGCTCTGTGCAGTTCTTGTTCATGGATTAATGGATGTATCACTAGTTTGGCTGCAGACAGCCTATGTATGCTTGATGATAGTTAGTGTGCCGTTAGACCGATTTTCTGATGGAAATTATTAG
- the infC gene encoding translation initiation factor IF-3, with translation MEVDCIVKELPINEEIRARELRVIGGDGEQIGVKSLNDALTIAESFGLDLVLVSPQAQPPVARIMDYGKYRYEMQKKEKEQRKNQKIITVKEVRLSPSIEDHDYNTKLRQAIKFLESGDKVKASIRFRGRAITHKDLGREVLEDFIEDTKEVSTVESQPKMDGRSMFIMLAPNKSAE, from the coding sequence ATGGAGGTGGACTGTATCGTTAAAGAATTACCAATTAACGAAGAAATCCGAGCACGCGAATTACGTGTGATTGGTGGAGATGGTGAACAAATCGGAGTGAAATCATTGAATGATGCGTTAACCATTGCAGAATCTTTCGGACTTGACTTAGTATTAGTATCGCCACAAGCACAACCACCTGTTGCCAGAATCATGGATTACGGTAAGTATCGATACGAAATGCAAAAGAAAGAGAAAGAACAACGTAAAAACCAAAAAATCATAACAGTGAAAGAAGTAAGATTGAGTCCTTCAATTGAAGACCACGACTACAATACTAAATTGCGTCAAGCGATTAAGTTCTTGGAAAGTGGGGACAAAGTAAAAGCAAGCATTCGTTTTAGAGGGCGTGCCATTACACATAAAGATTTAGGACGTGAAGTCTTAGAAGATTTCATTGAAGATACAAAAGAAGTATCAACTGTTGAGTCTCAACCAAAAATGGATGGGCGCAGTATGTTTATCATGCTAGCACCGAATAAATCAGCAGAATAA
- the rpmI gene encoding 50S ribosomal protein L35: protein MPKQKTHRGLAKRVKRTGSGKLKRAKAYRSHLAPHKSTKQKRHLRKAGLVHATDYKRVKQMISAL from the coding sequence ATGCCAAAACAAAAAACTCACCGCGGATTAGCAAAACGCGTTAAACGTACAGGTTCAGGTAAATTAAAACGTGCTAAAGCATACCGTAGCCACTTAGCACCACATAAATCTACAAAACAAAAACGTCACTTACGTAAAGCTGGTTTGGTTCACGCAACAGATTACAAGCGTGTTAAACAAATGATTTCAGCACTATAA
- the rplT gene encoding 50S ribosomal protein L20 has translation MARVKGGYVTRQRRKRTLKLAKGYYGAKSVLFKTAKQQVMKSYTYAYRDRRQKKRDFRRLWITRINAAARMNGISYSVLMNGLKKAGIEVNRKMLSELAINDAEAFTALVDQAKKALA, from the coding sequence ATGGCACGTGTTAAAGGTGGATATGTTACTCGTCAACGTCGTAAACGTACATTAAAATTAGCTAAAGGTTACTATGGAGCAAAAAGCGTATTATTCAAAACTGCTAAACAGCAAGTAATGAAATCATACACTTATGCATACCGTGACCGTCGTCAGAAAAAACGTGACTTCCGTCGCTTATGGATTACTCGTATCAATGCAGCTGCTCGTATGAACGGCATCAGCTATTCAGTATTAATGAATGGTTTGAAAAAAGCAGGCATCGAAGTAAACCGTAAAATGTTATCTGAATTAGCAATCAACGATGCTGAAGCATTTACTGCATTAGTAGACCAAGCTAAAAAAGCATTAGCATAA
- a CDS encoding DUF1827 family protein has protein sequence MKLIDVTNSHSDLVHHQLENTDTESVRVFSLGKSTVINTKASTHQNLVIINKTRPVREREIDFVINKLFPNCNIKDLEILHGHNFIEIELR, from the coding sequence ATGAAATTAATTGATGTTACCAACAGTCACTCTGACCTTGTACACCACCAACTAGAAAATACAGATACCGAATCTGTGCGTGTATTTTCTCTAGGAAAAAGTACGGTCATTAATACGAAAGCATCGACACATCAAAACCTCGTTATTATAAATAAAACACGTCCAGTGCGAGAACGAGAAATTGATTTTGTCATTAACAAGTTGTTCCCTAATTGCAACATAAAGGATTTAGAAATTTTGCATGGCCACAACTTCATCGAAATTGAATTACGTTAA
- a CDS encoding phosphocarrier protein HPr yields the protein MEKKEFHVVAETGIHARPATLLVQTASKFSSDLNLEYKGKSVNLKSIMGVMSLGVGQGADVTITAEGADEAEAIAAVAETMKNEGLAN from the coding sequence ATGGAAAAGAAAGAATTTCATGTAGTAGCTGAAACAGGAATCCACGCACGTCCTGCAACTTTATTAGTTCAAACTGCGAGCAAGTTTTCTTCAGATTTAAACTTAGAATATAAAGGTAAATCAGTTAACTTAAAATCAATCATGGGCGTTATGTCTTTAGGTGTTGGTCAAGGTGCTGACGTTACTATTACAGCTGAAGGTGCTGACGAAGCGGAAGCAATCGCAGCAGTTGCTGAAACAATGAAAAACGAAGGATTAGCAAACTAA
- the ptsP gene encoding phosphoenolpyruvate--protein phosphotransferase codes for MSTVKLTGIAASDGIAIAPVYLLTEPDLRFETKQTEDSQAEIARLEAAYAQAITEVSKIRDIAKESLGAEEAQVFEAHLLVLQDPEFTDQVKNHIETEKVNAEAALHQVSTFFINLFAGMEDNPYMQERAADIKDVSERVLAALLGVKLPSPATIDEEVIVIAHDLTPSDTAQLNKQFVKAFVTNIGGRTSHSAIMARSLEIPAIVGTKNVTEIVKDGDVLIVDALEGVVLVNPSQDEIAQYQEKAAAYDAQKAEWEKLVAAPSVTKDGHHVELAANIGTPKDVKGVLENGAEGIGLYRTEFLYMDASDFPTEDEQYEAYKAVLESMDGKGVVVRTMDIGGDKELPYLTLPREMNPFLGYRAIRISLDRTDMFKTQLRALLRASVHGNLRIMFPMIATLAEFRSAKAVLDVTKAELVKEGVAVSEDIQVGIMIEIPAAAVLAHQFAKEVDFFSIGTNDLIQYTMAADRMNEQVSYLYQPYNPSILTLIKHVIDASHKEGKWTGMCGEMAGDQTAVPLLLGMGLDEFSMSATSVLKTRSLISKLNLTDMQALADKAINECTTAEEVVELVNAAVEAANA; via the coding sequence ATGAGTACAGTGAAATTAACTGGGATTGCAGCGAGTGATGGCATTGCTATTGCTCCTGTTTATCTTTTAACCGAGCCTGACTTACGTTTTGAGACAAAACAGACGGAAGATAGCCAAGCTGAAATTGCACGTTTGGAAGCTGCGTATGCTCAAGCGATTACTGAAGTTTCAAAAATTCGTGATATCGCAAAAGAATCATTAGGTGCTGAGGAAGCCCAAGTATTCGAAGCGCATTTATTAGTTTTACAAGATCCGGAATTTACTGACCAAGTAAAAAATCATATTGAAACAGAAAAAGTAAATGCTGAAGCAGCTTTACATCAAGTATCTACATTCTTTATTAATTTATTTGCCGGGATGGAAGATAATCCTTATATGCAAGAACGTGCAGCAGATATCAAAGATGTTTCTGAACGCGTATTAGCAGCATTGTTGGGTGTAAAATTACCAAGTCCAGCAACGATTGATGAAGAAGTGATTGTGATTGCTCATGACTTAACACCAAGTGATACAGCGCAATTAAACAAACAATTTGTAAAAGCATTTGTAACGAACATCGGTGGACGGACATCGCATTCAGCAATTATGGCGCGTTCATTGGAAATTCCAGCAATTGTTGGGACAAAAAATGTTACTGAAATCGTAAAAGATGGCGATGTATTAATCGTTGATGCTTTGGAAGGTGTTGTATTAGTGAATCCATCGCAAGATGAAATAGCACAATACCAAGAAAAAGCAGCAGCCTATGATGCACAAAAAGCAGAATGGGAAAAATTAGTAGCTGCACCGTCAGTGACAAAAGATGGTCATCATGTTGAATTAGCTGCCAATATCGGTACACCAAAAGATGTTAAAGGTGTGTTAGAAAATGGAGCGGAAGGTATCGGTTTATACCGTACAGAATTCTTGTATATGGACGCATCTGATTTTCCTACAGAAGATGAACAATACGAAGCGTATAAAGCAGTATTGGAATCAATGGATGGTAAAGGTGTAGTCGTACGTACGATGGACATTGGTGGGGATAAAGAGTTACCTTACTTAACATTACCACGTGAAATGAATCCATTTTTAGGTTATCGTGCGATTCGTATTTCATTGGACCGCACCGATATGTTTAAAACGCAATTACGAGCATTATTACGTGCTTCGGTTCATGGTAACTTACGTATCATGTTCCCAATGATTGCGACTCTAGCAGAATTCCGTTCAGCTAAAGCGGTCTTAGATGTAACAAAAGCTGAATTAGTCAAAGAAGGTGTTGCAGTTTCAGAAGATATCCAAGTTGGTATTATGATTGAAATTCCTGCAGCAGCTGTCTTAGCACACCAATTTGCTAAGGAAGTTGATTTCTTCTCAATTGGAACAAATGATTTAATTCAATACACGATGGCTGCAGACCGTATGAATGAACAAGTTTCATACTTATATCAACCATATAATCCATCTATTTTAACATTGATTAAACATGTTATTGATGCTTCTCATAAAGAAGGTAAATGGACAGGTATGTGTGGTGAGATGGCGGGTGACCAAACAGCTGTGCCATTATTATTAGGTATGGGATTAGATGAGTTTTCTATGAGTGCTACTAGTGTATTAAAAACGCGTAGCTTGATTAGCAAATTAAACTTAACAGATATGCAAGCTTTAGCAGATAAAGCGATTAATGAATGTACAACAGCGGAAGAAGTTGTTGAATTAGTGAATGCAGCGGTTGAAGCTGCGAATGCATAA
- a CDS encoding GNAT family N-acetyltransferase → MIIRTIQVSDASAIQRINAVELGYTISAEQLEQRIRTLVDDCQHYIFVAEMDQQVVGYVHAQRYDSLLTEQAWLNIMALAVDSKYQGQTIGITLMSTVETLAQQQKYGGIRLNSGAQRLAAHRFYEHIGYTDDKTQRRFAKRF, encoded by the coding sequence ATGATTATTCGAACAATACAGGTAAGCGATGCGTCAGCAATTCAAAGAATCAATGCAGTAGAACTGGGTTACACTATCTCAGCTGAACAGTTAGAACAGCGTATCAGAACACTTGTTGATGATTGTCAACATTATATTTTTGTCGCAGAAATGGACCAACAAGTGGTTGGCTACGTTCATGCACAGCGTTACGATAGCTTACTAACGGAGCAGGCGTGGCTCAATATTATGGCGTTAGCCGTTGACTCAAAATACCAAGGCCAGACGATAGGTATAACCTTAATGTCAACGGTTGAAACACTGGCTCAGCAACAAAAATACGGTGGCATTCGCCTTAATTCGGGCGCACAGCGATTAGCAGCGCATCGTTTTTACGAACATATCGGATACACTGACGACAAAACGCAACGACGTTTTGCGAAGCGATTCTAG
- a CDS encoding glycosyltransferase, translating into MNIGLFTDTYFPQVSGVSTSIKSLRDELVRQGHFVVIFTTTDPNATDRADETIIRLPSIPFVSFEDRRIAYAGFDKALRAARRFKLDLIHTHTEFSLGLSGLYVASRMKIPVIHTYHTLYEKYTHYILDGDLIQAKHVGALTKLFCNQVDGIIVPSEMTYEKLREYGIKSDIRVIPTGVKIPVYNDTRVQALKERYQVADNDVLFLSLSRLSKEKSLDKVIEAFAEIEQVIPHARLLFVGDGPAREELEIQAQETSNKIEFVGEVNHSEVSDYYQLCDIYLNASESETQGLTYLEAFANRLPIIAKRNPYLESLMPEACFGELFDEERSLAQTAVYFHQEMEEGHIMPIDTKALNAISVETFGNRVMTYYQDVSGKKKHSLFNIPDIVMPRLKNLIRDVVLGPEKDSSEMP; encoded by the coding sequence ATGAACATTGGACTATTTACCGATACCTATTTTCCGCAAGTGAGTGGGGTGTCTACATCCATTAAGTCATTGCGAGATGAATTGGTACGGCAAGGTCATTTTGTAGTGATATTTACGACTACGGACCCTAATGCTACAGACCGTGCAGATGAGACGATTATTCGCTTGCCTAGCATCCCGTTTGTTAGTTTTGAAGACCGCCGTATCGCCTACGCAGGATTTGATAAGGCGTTACGAGCTGCGCGCCGTTTTAAGTTAGATTTGATTCATACGCATACGGAATTTTCGCTCGGTCTCAGCGGCTTATATGTGGCGAGTCGGATGAAAATACCGGTGATTCATACTTATCATACCTTATATGAGAAGTATACGCATTACATTTTGGATGGAGATTTGATTCAAGCCAAACATGTGGGGGCATTAACTAAATTGTTTTGTAATCAAGTCGATGGAATCATTGTACCGAGCGAGATGACTTATGAAAAATTAAGAGAATATGGTATTAAAAGTGATATCCGTGTCATTCCTACAGGAGTAAAAATTCCAGTGTATAACGATACACGAGTGCAGGCTTTAAAAGAACGTTACCAAGTGGCGGACAATGATGTTTTATTTCTATCCTTATCACGTCTATCAAAAGAAAAAAGCTTAGACAAAGTCATTGAAGCCTTCGCAGAAATAGAACAAGTGATTCCTCATGCGCGCCTTTTATTTGTCGGTGATGGTCCAGCGCGTGAAGAGTTAGAAATACAAGCGCAAGAAACCTCGAATAAAATAGAATTTGTTGGAGAAGTAAACCACAGTGAAGTCAGTGACTATTATCAATTATGTGATATCTATTTAAATGCGAGTGAGTCAGAAACACAAGGTCTAACCTACTTAGAAGCGTTTGCAAACCGTTTGCCGATTATTGCAAAACGCAATCCGTATCTGGAGTCTTTAATGCCAGAAGCCTGTTTTGGTGAGCTGTTTGACGAAGAACGTAGTTTAGCACAAACAGCCGTTTATTTTCATCAGGAGATGGAAGAAGGACACATCATGCCGATTGATACGAAAGCACTGAACGCAATATCTGTCGAAACCTTTGGTAACCGCGTGATGACGTATTATCAAGATGTTTCTGGTAAGAAAAAACATTCCTTGTTTAATATACCAGATATTGTGATGCCACGCTTAAAGAACTTGATTCGAGACGTCGTATTAGGACCGGAAAAAGATTCCTCTGAGATGCCATGA
- a CDS encoding YkuJ family protein has product MKPSVLAGVIQRLTSMVNSGNEVEARRFEVEGVEKCLVTYYVESDSFEMTDRATNSVYQFDDIDLVAMEIYELLSE; this is encoded by the coding sequence ATGAAACCTTCTGTATTAGCTGGTGTTATTCAGCGTTTAACATCAATGGTCAACTCAGGTAATGAAGTTGAAGCCCGCCGTTTTGAGGTTGAGGGCGTGGAAAAATGTTTAGTTACGTATTACGTAGAGAGCGATTCGTTTGAAATGACTGATAGAGCAACGAATAGTGTGTATCAGTTTGATGATATTGATTTAGTTGCAATGGAAATTTATGAATTATTATCAGAATAA
- a CDS encoding Ohr family peroxiredoxin — translation MKKIHTTKMINTGGRVGEVHSPDKTMNFQVVQPGQKVAGATNPEQLFAAGYSACFNGALGAVMKERNIDGEAVISATVSLYAVSERSLPDVKLGVAIEGAIEGVDLETAQALLEEAHQVCPYSRAVDGNIEVTVKAVESI, via the coding sequence ATGAAAAAGATTCATACAACAAAGATGATTAATACAGGTGGCCGTGTCGGAGAGGTGCATTCACCGGATAAAACCATGAATTTCCAAGTTGTTCAGCCGGGACAAAAAGTTGCTGGCGCAACAAATCCGGAACAATTATTTGCAGCAGGTTATAGTGCGTGTTTTAACGGTGCTTTAGGTGCGGTAATGAAGGAACGTAATATTGATGGTGAAGCTGTGATTTCAGCAACTGTATCATTATATGCTGTGAGTGAGCGTTCCTTACCGGATGTTAAATTAGGTGTAGCCATCGAAGGCGCAATTGAAGGCGTTGATTTAGAAACAGCGCAAGCGTTATTAGAAGAAGCGCATCAAGTGTGTCCATACTCACGTGCGGTAGATGGTAATATTGAGGTAACAGTTAAAGCAGTTGAATCAATTTAA
- a CDS encoding hemolysin III family protein, with product MSRKNKFSAPLSFAEEVANSVTHGIGALAMLILLPISANYALQHYDIKAVVGFSIFIISLFLMFLSSTIYHAMGYGTPQKYVCRIIDHSMIYVAIAGSYTPVALSLVGGWLGYTIIAIQWAITLFGIFYKIFAKEINERFSLALYLIMGWLVILVVPVVLNSATITFSLLMLSGGLAYTIGAIFYARKRPYSHMIWHLFILLASIMQYIAIVYFML from the coding sequence ATGAGCCGAAAAAATAAATTTAGCGCCCCTTTATCATTCGCTGAAGAAGTCGCCAATAGCGTTACCCATGGTATCGGCGCACTCGCCATGCTGATTTTATTGCCGATATCTGCTAACTATGCTTTACAACATTACGACATCAAAGCTGTCGTTGGTTTTTCAATCTTTATTATCAGTTTATTTTTGATGTTTTTATCATCCACCATCTATCACGCAATGGGTTATGGGACACCGCAAAAATACGTCTGCCGTATCATTGACCACAGCATGATTTACGTAGCGATTGCGGGTAGCTACACACCAGTCGCTTTATCCTTAGTCGGCGGATGGCTCGGTTACACGATTATCGCTATCCAATGGGCGATCACATTATTTGGCATTTTCTATAAAATATTTGCCAAAGAAATTAATGAACGCTTTAGTTTAGCACTCTACTTAATTATGGGATGGTTAGTGATATTGGTCGTTCCTGTTGTATTAAATAGTGCTACAATAACATTCAGTCTATTAATGTTATCCGGTGGATTAGCCTATACCATCGGCGCCATCTTTTACGCACGTAAACGGCCTTATTCCCATATGATTTGGCATCTCTTTATCTTACTCGCATCCATAATGCAATATATCGCTATTGTGTACTTTATGTTGTAA
- a CDS encoding DUF1836 domain-containing protein, giving the protein MTTPALPNWQQLPDIALYLDQVLLYVNQIVAPHVAPEKESLTASMVNNYVKHHYIAKPIKKKYTKEQLAYLIAISLLKEVFAIQDLARVIQQLSALYKTDTLYNAFVDAISGDTDTQSDIHPLISSAGQTFLLHQQTKHLAHQLEESL; this is encoded by the coding sequence ATGACTACTCCAGCGCTACCTAATTGGCAGCAGTTGCCAGACATTGCATTATATTTGGACCAAGTCTTACTATATGTCAATCAAATAGTCGCACCGCACGTTGCGCCTGAAAAAGAAAGTTTAACCGCCTCAATGGTCAATAATTACGTGAAACACCATTATATTGCTAAACCGATTAAAAAGAAATACACGAAGGAACAACTCGCGTATTTAATAGCCATTTCCTTATTAAAAGAAGTCTTTGCTATTCAAGATTTAGCCCGGGTGATTCAGCAATTAAGTGCATTATATAAGACGGATACGTTATACAATGCCTTTGTCGACGCAATCAGTGGTGATACCGACACTCAATCCGACATCCATCCTCTGATATCCTCAGCAGGTCAAACCTTTCTCTTACATCAACAAACCAAACACTTAGCCCACCAATTGGAGGAATCCCTATGA
- a CDS encoding YqeG family HAD IIIA-type phosphatase, producing the protein MNMNLQPKWRINSVYDIQPIELIKQGYQAAIVDLDNTLIASHSTVVTPVMAAWIEQAQACGLQLYILSNNRKRRAQMILAPLGLRYTADALKPRKYGFQQALTAFQLPKEKVIVIGDQFITDLIGAKRMNMDIILVKPLEKRDNVYTWLNRSIERLIYRKIGINRHEDWGNTLE; encoded by the coding sequence GTGAATATGAATTTACAGCCGAAATGGCGCATTAACTCAGTCTATGATATTCAACCTATCGAGTTGATTAAGCAAGGTTATCAAGCAGCCATTGTTGATTTGGACAATACGTTAATTGCCTCGCATAGCACGGTTGTCACACCTGTGATGGCAGCGTGGATTGAACAAGCTCAAGCTTGTGGTTTACAGCTCTATATTTTATCTAATAATCGTAAACGCCGTGCGCAAATGATTTTAGCGCCTTTAGGATTGCGTTATACGGCTGATGCGTTAAAGCCTAGAAAATACGGATTTCAACAGGCGCTAACTGCCTTTCAGTTACCGAAGGAAAAAGTGATTGTTATTGGTGACCAGTTCATCACGGATTTAATTGGAGCTAAGCGCATGAACATGGATATCATTTTAGTTAAGCCATTAGAAAAAAGAGATAATGTCTATACGTGGCTAAATCGCTCGATTGAACGATTAATTTATCGCAAAATCGGCATTAACCGACATGAAGATTGGGGGAACACACTTGAGTGA